One Azotosporobacter soli genomic region harbors:
- a CDS encoding TIGR03915 family putative DNA repair protein, translating into MQVRSEVTYRYDGSFEGLLCCVFESYDKKEIPADILLDAAPAGLLFRDRTIVTESDKAQRVLASIPQKMGRDALFFIRQAFLTCLPQKEVQLLRFMRLGYQHGPAVLQMLTDETVSRLMKAVRHLERESHLLKGFIRFSITDNVLTAQIEAKNIVLPLLAEHFCQRFPEERFLIHDRSHGMALIYQPYRPMIIAVDEWEMPQADETELAYRKLWRLFYDSIEIKARHNPRCRMTQMPKRYWKYMTEFAAENSAPQREIGERKKMNAQRLLPPSQA; encoded by the coding sequence ATGCAGGTCCGATCAGAGGTGACGTATCGCTATGATGGCAGTTTTGAGGGGCTGCTGTGCTGTGTGTTTGAGAGCTATGACAAGAAGGAAATTCCGGCGGATATCCTGCTTGATGCAGCGCCGGCGGGGCTGCTGTTTCGCGATAGGACGATTGTGACGGAGTCTGACAAAGCGCAGCGGGTGCTGGCGTCGATTCCGCAAAAGATGGGGCGGGACGCGCTTTTCTTCATCCGCCAGGCTTTTCTGACCTGTCTGCCGCAAAAGGAAGTTCAGCTGCTGCGTTTCATGCGCCTCGGTTATCAACATGGCCCGGCGGTGCTGCAGATGCTGACCGATGAGACGGTGAGCCGTCTGATGAAGGCGGTGCGGCATTTGGAACGTGAGAGCCATCTGTTGAAAGGCTTTATCCGCTTTTCGATCACGGACAATGTACTAACGGCGCAAATCGAGGCGAAGAATATCGTGCTGCCGCTCCTGGCCGAACATTTTTGTCAGCGTTTTCCCGAAGAACGTTTTCTGATTCATGATAGGAGCCATGGCATGGCGCTCATCTACCAGCCTTACCGCCCGATGATCATCGCGGTTGACGAATGGGAAATGCCGCAAGCGGATGAGACGGAACTGGCTTACCGCAAATTGTGGCGGCTTTTCTACGACAGCATCGAAATCAAGGCGCGCCACAACCCGCGCTGTCGCATGACGCAGATGCCAAAACGGTATTGGAAATATATGACGGAGTTTGCCGCCGAGAATAGCGCGCCGCAAAGGGAAATAGGAGAGAGGAAAAAAATGAATGCGCAGCGTTTATTGCCGCCAAGCCAAGCGTAA
- a CDS encoding putative DNA modification/repair radical SAM protein translates to MDVFDKLKILTDAAKYDVACTSSGVDKRAGAGGIGSAAASGICHSFSADGRCISLLKVLLSNACIYDCQYCVNRSSNETQRTAFTPRELAELTMNFYRRNYIEGLFLSSGVLKNPDYTCEQMIETLRILREEYRFHGYIHAKAIPGADHRLTERLGMLADRMSINIELPSQRSLQLLAPDKSKQSILAPMGYIKQRIQEATRDIVKYRHAPKFVPAGQSTQMIIGATPDTDFQILNLTESLYQKYKLKRVFFSAYLPVAENALLPSLDTQPPLWREHRLYQADWLLRFYGFAANELLDGEHQSFNPFVDPKCNWALNHREFFPVDVNRAEYEALLRVPGIGVMSAKRIIAARRMATLQEADLKKLGVVLKRAQHFILCGGRSASLIKCSQQTVLRSLLSQKTLALYRAQGGLAAGAEQLSLFELPAAQAITLLEG, encoded by the coding sequence GTGGACGTGTTTGACAAGTTAAAGATTTTGACGGATGCGGCGAAGTATGACGTCGCCTGCACATCGAGCGGAGTTGACAAGCGGGCGGGAGCGGGCGGCATTGGCAGTGCGGCGGCGAGCGGAATTTGCCACAGCTTCTCGGCTGACGGGCGCTGCATTTCGCTGCTGAAGGTCTTGCTGAGCAATGCCTGCATCTATGACTGTCAATACTGCGTCAACCGCTCTTCCAACGAAACGCAGCGCACTGCGTTCACGCCGCGTGAACTGGCGGAGCTCACGATGAACTTTTACCGACGCAATTATATCGAAGGCTTGTTCTTAAGTTCCGGCGTGCTGAAAAATCCCGATTATACCTGCGAGCAAATGATTGAGACGCTCAGAATCCTGCGCGAGGAATACCGCTTTCATGGTTATATCCATGCCAAGGCGATACCAGGAGCGGATCATCGGTTGACGGAGCGGCTCGGCATGCTGGCCGACCGGATGAGCATCAATATCGAGCTGCCGTCGCAGCGCAGCCTGCAGCTCTTGGCGCCGGACAAGTCGAAACAGTCGATTTTAGCGCCGATGGGCTACATCAAGCAGCGCATCCAGGAGGCGACGCGAGACATCGTCAAGTATCGCCACGCGCCCAAATTCGTGCCGGCCGGACAAAGCACGCAAATGATCATTGGCGCGACGCCGGACACGGATTTTCAGATTCTGAATCTGACAGAAAGTCTTTATCAAAAGTATAAGCTCAAGCGGGTCTTCTTTTCCGCTTATCTGCCGGTCGCCGAAAATGCATTGCTGCCATCGCTTGATACGCAGCCGCCGCTTTGGCGCGAACATCGATTGTATCAGGCGGATTGGCTGCTGCGCTTTTACGGTTTCGCGGCCAACGAACTGCTTGATGGAGAGCATCAAAGCTTCAATCCGTTTGTCGATCCGAAATGCAACTGGGCGCTGAATCACCGTGAATTTTTTCCGGTCGACGTCAACCGCGCCGAGTATGAAGCGTTGCTTCGGGTACCCGGCATCGGCGTGATGAGCGCCAAGCGGATCATCGCGGCGCGGCGCATGGCGACGCTGCAGGAGGCGGATTTGAAAAAGCTCGGCGTCGTGCTGAAACGGGCGCAGCACTTCATTCTCTGCGGCGGCAGGAGTGCGAGTCTGATCAAATGCAGTCAGCAAACGGTGCTGCGCTCGCTATTGTCGCAAAAGACGCTGGCGCTGTATCGCGCGCAAGGCGGTCTGGCCGCAGGTGCAGAACAGCTGTCGCTGTTCGAGCTGCCAGCTGCACAGGCGATAACGTTACTTGAGGGATAA
- a CDS encoding 4-hydroxy-tetrahydrodipicolinate reductase: MIRIGILGFGKTGKIVANEFLSDPQFHLSWVIRNTHNASHKYASRLLGHESDAGEIFSSADIDAAFFIDHPIDALVDFSGSGGLTFYQRAAEAGVPIISAISNYTPHEQALLHSFSALTPLLYSPNITLGINVLLVAAQILQKIAPHADIEIVEEHFKGKSEVSGTAKKLAQVLQLDATQHVNSIRVGGVIGRHEIIFGMPNQTIRLSHESINRAAFGQGAIFAAKFLIGQPPGLYTMETIIAGMFRQNIPVY, translated from the coding sequence ATGATACGCATCGGCATTTTGGGCTTTGGCAAGACAGGTAAGATCGTCGCCAACGAGTTTTTAAGCGATCCTCAGTTCCATTTGTCGTGGGTGATTCGCAACACGCACAACGCTTCGCACAAATATGCCAGCCGTTTATTGGGGCACGAATCGGACGCCGGTGAGATTTTTTCCAGCGCCGATATCGACGCCGCTTTTTTTATCGATCACCCGATCGATGCGCTCGTCGATTTTTCCGGCTCCGGCGGCCTTACCTTTTATCAGCGCGCCGCCGAAGCAGGCGTCCCGATCATTTCAGCCATTTCAAACTACACGCCGCACGAACAGGCGTTGCTCCACTCTTTTAGCGCGTTAACGCCGCTTCTCTATTCGCCCAACATCACGCTCGGCATCAATGTGTTGTTGGTCGCGGCGCAAATTCTGCAAAAGATTGCACCGCACGCAGACATTGAAATCGTCGAAGAACATTTCAAAGGCAAGAGCGAAGTATCCGGCACGGCGAAAAAGCTGGCACAGGTCCTGCAACTGGATGCAACGCAGCATGTAAATTCGATCCGGGTTGGCGGCGTAATCGGACGGCACGAAATTATTTTCGGCATGCCGAACCAAACGATTCGCCTCTCGCATGAGAGCATCAATCGCGCCGCGTTCGGTCAGGGCGCGATTTTCGCTGCTAAATTTCTTATCGGCCAGCCGCCCGGCCTGTACACGATGGAAACGATTATCGCCGGAATGTTTCGGCAAAACATTCCAGTCTATTAA
- a CDS encoding M48 family metallopeptidase, whose product MKSIAWLLYLRGVKKWNGVFFQMEREKIFRKTVVGVSALALCLSLASGLVQPSKSEAFSLGSFGDAVLNTAVEQKKVKDSLDYYENDGRNELFEEIKKSDGVVDDAYLNEELSRIMERLSGTIAQTEPSIKNKPYNYFINPQAEFNAYCTLGHNVSVNAGVFSFFDNDEEQIAVVVAHEMVHGQKQHPYKGAQQKMTVDFVKKVAGSQMNGGSRLAVDVIAKNVKAVGITKPNEWEADNIAFSYITDAGYNPGAPAAVWQKVIDNKGTSKGKGVLDDLLNPSTHPGEKERRDNYAKKLSEYSNNKVSVNAASGEVKVNNKLFMKPAAAGSMSALERSYLIAGHLASVYHNKTATEQAYNDSGVVKIGETSIVQATAGDGNADDLAKILNEIK is encoded by the coding sequence ATGAAAAGCATTGCTTGGCTGCTGTATTTGCGCGGCGTTAAAAAATGGAATGGGGTGTTCTTTCAGATGGAACGGGAAAAAATTTTTCGTAAGACAGTAGTCGGCGTCAGTGCGTTGGCGCTTTGCCTGTCGCTGGCGAGCGGCTTAGTGCAACCAAGCAAAAGTGAAGCGTTTAGTTTGGGAAGTTTTGGCGACGCGGTTCTTAACACGGCGGTGGAACAGAAGAAGGTCAAGGACTCACTGGATTATTATGAGAACGACGGCAGAAATGAACTGTTTGAAGAAATAAAAAAATCGGACGGCGTGGTCGATGATGCCTATCTGAATGAAGAATTAAGCCGCATCATGGAACGTCTGAGCGGTACGATTGCCCAAACGGAACCGTCGATTAAAAACAAGCCGTACAATTATTTTATCAATCCGCAGGCGGAATTTAATGCGTATTGTACGCTGGGGCATAATGTCTCAGTAAATGCCGGCGTGTTCTCTTTCTTTGACAATGACGAAGAGCAGATCGCGGTCGTTGTCGCGCATGAGATGGTGCATGGACAGAAGCAGCATCCGTACAAGGGCGCGCAGCAAAAGATGACGGTCGATTTCGTAAAGAAGGTCGCCGGTTCGCAAATGAACGGCGGCAGTCGCCTGGCGGTCGATGTCATCGCCAAGAACGTCAAGGCGGTCGGCATCACGAAGCCGAACGAATGGGAAGCGGACAATATCGCATTCTCTTATATCACGGATGCCGGTTATAATCCGGGCGCTCCCGCTGCGGTGTGGCAGAAGGTGATCGACAACAAGGGCACCAGCAAAGGCAAAGGCGTGCTGGATGATCTTTTGAATCCGTCCACGCATCCGGGCGAAAAAGAACGGCGCGATAATTATGCGAAGAAGCTGAGCGAATACAGCAACAATAAAGTGAGCGTTAACGCCGCGAGCGGCGAAGTCAAAGTCAACAACAAACTGTTTATGAAACCGGCTGCCGCAGGCAGCATGAGCGCGCTGGAACGCAGCTACCTCATCGCCGGGCATCTGGCCAGCGTCTATCACAATAAGACGGCGACGGAACAGGCGTACAATGACAGCGGCGTCGTCAAGATCGGCGAGACCTCCATTGTGCAGGCGACTGCGGGCGACGGCAACGCCGACGATTTGGCTAAAATTCTCAATGAAATAAAATAA
- the dmpI gene encoding 4-oxalocrotonate tautomerase DmpI, which produces MPIIELTIGPLKAGKKAELIEELTKTAATITKIPPDAFIVVLKEMADENIGVGGKPLDRVKKERLQAVPTTATENLPETRRDENEF; this is translated from the coding sequence GTGCCTATCATCGAGTTAACGATCGGGCCTTTGAAAGCCGGGAAAAAAGCCGAATTGATCGAGGAATTGACGAAGACGGCTGCGACGATCACAAAAATTCCGCCGGATGCGTTTATTGTGGTGCTCAAAGAAATGGCTGATGAGAATATCGGCGTCGGCGGCAAGCCGTTGGACCGGGTGAAAAAAGAGCGCTTGCAAGCGGTGCCGACTACGGCGACGGAAAATTTGCCGGAAACGCGGCGCGACGAGAATGAGTTTTAA
- a CDS encoding histidine kinase N-terminal 7TM domain-containing protein, which yields MPISYPHLPSIGIHLFVIIALTALVAYLWHYRRVPGVATFMLTTVLRVLWLTGAVIISESSSPFWQSFWNKVSWTAGIALVPAWLVLVLQISGQDAWLTRRRFASLVALPILFSLLVFSNEWHGWLDTGTPLHWMILGYSYLLVLFCYYFNLRWIRQSSGLRRWQAIAVALAPLFSVAGQVLSVSANLTNQSSDFKLLLPIGFLLASLIWFWALLYLRVFTLVPVAKDAVITAMSDGFVVVDYQGYIYELNPAAAATLSIASGEAVGRPATEIFSVWPALNEIALQRNVTEQETLYERADGDRYYTLQSAPLSDPGGRFLGTVIIWHDTTERHLAHAQLKLMEESRRRLLANISHDLRTPVSSVLGHSELLLEEIIDSPEQQRTYLKRIHAKMLGFNRLIQDLFELARIESQSDRFRMARLPLAPLIEKVYEKYLSDVQNAAIRFHCDISIAADIFVSVDEDRLDQVFANLIANATRYVSKQGSIVIRCSLTALNPEGEAFPDGKSMALLSVSDDGPGIPSEHIANIFERFYRGNESQSAASEHSGLGLAISKEIVIAHGGKIWVDEAAQQGCTICFSLPILD from the coding sequence ATGCCTATATCCTATCCGCACTTGCCAAGCATCGGAATTCATTTATTCGTCATCATAGCGCTGACCGCCTTGGTCGCCTATCTCTGGCACTATCGCCGCGTGCCCGGCGTAGCGACATTCATGCTCACCACAGTACTTCGCGTCCTCTGGCTGACCGGCGCAGTGATCATTTCGGAAAGTTCCAGTCCGTTCTGGCAGTCTTTCTGGAACAAGGTATCCTGGACCGCCGGCATCGCCCTCGTCCCTGCCTGGCTGGTGCTGGTTCTGCAAATTTCCGGCCAAGACGCCTGGCTCACCCGACGCCGGTTTGCGTCGCTTGTTGCGCTGCCGATTCTCTTTTCGCTGCTGGTCTTCAGCAACGAATGGCATGGCTGGCTGGACACGGGTACGCCTCTGCATTGGATGATACTTGGCTACAGCTATTTGCTGGTTCTATTCTGTTACTATTTCAATTTGCGCTGGATCAGGCAGTCCTCCGGTTTGCGTCGTTGGCAGGCGATCGCCGTCGCGCTTGCCCCGCTCTTCAGCGTTGCCGGTCAGGTTCTCAGCGTCAGTGCAAACTTAACCAACCAGTCGTCTGATTTTAAGTTACTCCTGCCAATTGGTTTTCTGTTGGCAAGCTTGATCTGGTTCTGGGCGCTCTTGTATCTGCGCGTCTTTACGCTTGTACCGGTTGCAAAAGACGCCGTAATCACTGCAATGAGCGACGGCTTCGTCGTGGTCGATTACCAGGGTTACATCTATGAATTGAATCCGGCTGCGGCAGCAACATTGTCGATAGCGTCAGGCGAAGCCGTCGGGCGTCCTGCAACCGAAATCTTCTCAGTTTGGCCGGCACTAAATGAGATCGCATTACAGCGTAACGTGACGGAGCAGGAAACGCTCTATGAGCGCGCCGACGGCGATCGCTACTACACACTGCAGAGCGCGCCGCTGAGCGATCCGGGCGGCCGTTTTCTCGGCACGGTGATTATCTGGCACGATACCACCGAACGCCACCTCGCGCACGCGCAGCTTAAGCTGATGGAAGAATCACGCCGCCGTCTGCTGGCCAATATTTCGCATGATTTGCGTACGCCGGTCAGTTCCGTTCTGGGGCATTCTGAACTGTTGTTAGAAGAGATCATCGATTCGCCCGAACAGCAACGAACCTACCTGAAACGCATCCATGCCAAGATGCTCGGCTTCAACCGCCTGATCCAGGATCTCTTTGAGCTGGCCCGGATCGAATCGCAATCCGATCGCTTTCGCATGGCACGCCTGCCGCTCGCGCCGCTGATTGAAAAAGTGTATGAAAAATACCTCTCCGATGTGCAAAACGCCGCAATCCGCTTCCACTGCGACATTTCCATTGCAGCCGACATTTTCGTATCGGTCGATGAAGATCGCCTCGATCAGGTCTTTGCGAACCTGATCGCCAATGCGACGCGCTACGTCAGCAAACAAGGCTCCATCGTCATTCGTTGCTCACTTACGGCTCTCAATCCGGAAGGCGAAGCATTCCCCGACGGCAAATCGATGGCACTGCTGTCGGTAAGCGATGACGGGCCGGGAATTCCGTCCGAACACATCGCCAATATTTTTGAACGTTTCTACCGGGGCAACGAATCGCAGAGCGCCGCTTCGGAACATAGCGGTCTCGGCTTGGCCATCTCCAAGGAAATCGTCATCGCACATGGCGGCAAAATCTGGGTCGATGAAGCCGCACAACAAGGCTGTACCATTTGTTTCTCTTTGCCCATCCTCGATTGA
- the udk gene encoding uridine kinase has translation MNKPIVIGIAGGTGSGKSTVANEIYNALPKESIVKIEQDSYYKDQSALSFEERIKTNYDHPDAFDTDLLLSHLQALISGKSIEKPIYDFEIHNRKPETVSVSSKDIIILEGILILVEPEIRNMLDIKLFVDTDADVRIVRRLQRDIKERGRTIDSVIEQYLNVVRPMHLQFVEPTKRYADIIIPEGGYNKVAIDIMAVKVNEIVNSKKKLRREANLARA, from the coding sequence ATGAATAAACCGATTGTAATTGGCATTGCGGGGGGAACCGGATCCGGAAAGAGCACGGTGGCCAATGAAATTTATAATGCGCTGCCGAAAGAGAGCATCGTCAAGATTGAACAGGACAGTTATTACAAGGATCAAAGCGCGCTGTCGTTTGAAGAAAGAATCAAGACGAATTACGACCATCCGGATGCGTTTGATACGGATCTATTGCTAAGTCACTTACAGGCTTTGATCAGCGGCAAGTCGATCGAAAAGCCGATTTACGATTTTGAAATACATAATCGCAAACCTGAAACGGTCAGCGTGTCGTCAAAAGACATCATCATTTTAGAGGGAATCTTGATACTGGTCGAACCGGAAATCAGAAACATGCTTGATATCAAGCTGTTCGTCGACACCGACGCAGACGTCCGCATTGTGAGACGGCTGCAGCGCGATATAAAAGAGCGCGGCAGAACGATCGACTCGGTCATCGAGCAATATTTGAATGTGGTAAGACCGATGCATCTGCAATTTGTCGAGCCGACAAAACGCTATGCTGACATTATCATACCCGAAGGCGGCTACAATAAAGTGGCCATCGATATCATGGCCGTAAAGGTGAATGAAATCGTAAACAGCAAGAAAAAACTGCGGCGCGAGGCGAATCTGGCGCGCGCATAG